The Aphelocoma coerulescens isolate FSJ_1873_10779 chromosome 2, UR_Acoe_1.0, whole genome shotgun sequence genome contains a region encoding:
- the NOD1 gene encoding nucleotide-binding oligomerization domain-containing protein 1 isoform X1 codes for MEGQLCANVDISVRKPPGASPQSFIALLKVHRELLVGRIRNTQCLIDNLMKNDYFSAEDAEIVVQFPTQADKVRKILDLVQSKGEEVSEYFIYVLQKVTDAYYELQPWLDEIGYEPSESICSKPVVNTDPVSRYCQKLRHELGRDSKFVMLYAQREEMLLEEIYSDSIMELVSFNNESLGQVGQLEALFDDAVGVINEDGETVYVYGDAGIGKSILLQKIQSLWARKELDIGAKFFFRFRCRMFSCFKEDEAICLKDLLFKYNCYPDQDPTEVFHHILQFPHTVLFTFDGFDEIYSNFDLSSVPEICSPNEPIHPLALLVSLLRGKLLKGCKKIITARTGTEIQKNIIRKKVFLRGFSKNNLKEYTAMFFRDERQRALVSNQLEANPNLCSLCSVPLFCWIIFKCYEHFHSMFDNHELPGSSVTLTDVFLLMIEVHLNRSVKTSLLKNNIRSQAEMFKSRKETLLALGKMAYKGMENSFFIFEQEKVSSANISEEDLQLGFLRTVKSYSGCDSQATYEFLHVTLQSFFTALFLVIEEKVGAKELLEFFNECSSFETAQPTCLRIPWLKKHLAGENPFQNKEHFNFTNMFLCGLLSGSKQKLFRHLVSPAVIKRKRKTLITYLAESMKSHLKGFTRSRLTSYNQVQVQPNFVWMLRCLYETQSEKVGRMAARRMHANYIKLAYCNACSADCSAISFVVHHFQKRLALDLDNNNINDYGIKQLQPCFSKLAVIRLSVNQVTDHGVRILYEELSKYQIVSFLGLYNNQITDVGAKYVAKLIEECSSLEYVKIGANKITSEGGKCLAQAIQKSKTMFEIGMWGNQVGDEGAKAFAEALRNHPRLTNVSLAFNGITTEGGKSIAEAMQHNNSVRIFWLTKNELDDEAAMSFAEMLKVNKKLVHLWLIQNRITAKGVKCLSEALKENTTIQEICLNGNLISQEEAKVFENEERIICF; via the exons ATGGAAGGCCAACTTTGTGCTAATGTGGATATTTCTGTGAGAAAACCTCCAGGAGCAAGCCCTCAATCCTTCATTGCTTTGCTGAAGGTTCACCGAGAGCTTCTGGTTGGTAGGATCCGAAACACACAGTGTTTGATTGATAACTTGATGAAGAATGACTACTTCTCCGCTGAAGATGCAGAGATCGTTGTCCAGTTTCCTACTCAAGCAGATAag GTTCGCAAAATTCTAGACTTGGTTCAAAGCAAGGGAGAAGAAGTTTCAGAATATTTCATCTATGTCCTGCAGAAAGTCACTGATGCTTACTATGAACTTCAGCCTTGGCTGGATGAAATAGGTTATGAGCCTTCAGAGAGTATTTGTAGTAAACCTGTGGTAAATACAGATCCAG TTAGCAGGTATTGCCAGAAACTCAGACATGAACTGGGACGGGACTCCAAGTTTGTTATGTTGTATGCTCAGAGGGAGGAGATGCTGCTTGAAGAAATCTACTCTGACAGTATAATGGAGCTGGTCAGTTTTAACAATGAGAGTCTTGGCCAGGTGGGTCAATTAGAAGCCCTTTTTGATGATGCAGTCGGGGTAATTAATGAAGATGGAGAGACTGTTTATGTCTACGGTGATGCAGGAATTGGAAAATCCATCTTGCTGCAAAAGATACAAAGCCTTTGGGCCAGAAAAGAATTGGACATAGGGGCCAAGTTTTTCTTCCGTTTTCGGTGTAGGATGTTTAGCTGCTTCAAGGAAGATGAAGCTATATGTTTGAAAGACCTGCTCTTCAAATATAATTGCTACCCAGACCAGGACCCCACAGAAGTGTTCCATCACATATTGCAGTTCCCTCATACAGTTCTTTTCACTTTTGATGGCTTTGATGAGATCTATTCCAACTTTGATCTCAGCAGTGTACCTGAGATATGCTCACCCAATGAACCCATCCACCCCCTGGCACTGCTCGTAAGCCTTCTCAGAGGAAAGCTTCTTAAGGGATGCAAGAAAATTATTACTGCCAGGACAGGAACTGAGATCCAAAAAAATATCATTAGGAAGAAAGTGTTCCTCCGTGGTTTCTCCAAGAATAACCTGAAGGAATACACAGCTATGTTTTTCAGAGATGAGCGGCAACGAGCACTGGTATCAAACCAGTTGGAAGCTAACCCAAATCTCTGCAGTTTGTGTTCAGTGCCTTTATTTTGCTGGATTATCTTTAAATGCTATGAGCACTTCCATTCCATGTTTGACAACCACGAGCTTCCAGGCAGTTCCGTTACATTGACAGATGTATTTTTGCTCATGATTGAAGTCCACTTGAACCGATCTGTGAAAACAAGTTTGCTGAAGAACAATATCAGGAGCCAAGCAGAGATGTTCAAATCAAGAAAGGAAACTCTTCTAGCTTTGGGTAAAATGGCATACAAAGGGATGGAGAACTCTTTCTTTATCTTTGAGCAGGAGAAGGTCTCATCAGCAAACATCTCTGAGGAAGATTTGCAACTGGGCTTTCTCAGGACAGTTAAAAGTTACAGTGGCTGTGACAGTCAGGCCACTTATGAGTTCTTGCATGTAACCCTTCAGTCCTTTTTCACAGCATTGTTTCTGGTTATTGAAGAGAAGGTGGGTGCCAAGGAGTTACTTGAATTTTTCAATGAATGTTCTTCCTTTGAGACTGCCCAGCCTACTTGCCTTCGTATCCCCTGGCTGAAGAAACATCTAGCAGGGGAGAATCCTTTCCAAAATAAAGAACACTTTAATTTTACCAACATGTTTCTTTGTGGCCTACTTTCTGGATCCAAGCAGAAGCTGTTCAGACATTTAGTTTCGCCTGCAGTCAttaagaggaagagaaaaacactCATCACGTACCTTGCGGAGAGCATGAAATCCCACCTGAAAGGCTTCACTCGGTCCAGGCTTACGAGCTACAATCAGGTGCAGGTGCAGCCCAACTTTGTGTGGATGCTGAGGTGCCTGTACGAGACGCAGAGTGAGAAGGTGGGGAGGATGGCTGCCCGCCGCATGCATGCCAACTACATCAAGCTGGCCTACTGCAACGCCTGCTCTGCCGACTGCAGTGCCATTTCCTTTGTTGTGCACCACTTCCAAAAGCGCCTGGCTCTGGATTTGGACAACAACAACATCAATGACTATGGAATAAAACAGCTGCAACCTTGTTTCAGCAAGCTTGCAGTGATCAG GCTCAGTGTAAATCAGGTCACAGATCACGGTGTAAGGATCTTGTATGAAGAACTCTCCAAGTACCAAATTGTGTCTTTCTTGGG CTTATACAACAATCAAATCACTGATGTTGGAGCCAAATATGTTGCAAAACTAATTGAAGAGTGTTCAAGCCTGGAATATGTTAA AATAGGAGCAAACAAAATAACGAGTGAAGGAGGGAAGTGCCTTGCCCAGGCCATCCAGAAGAGCAAGACAATGTTTGAAATCGG GATGTGGGGTAATCAAGTTGGAGATGAAGGAGCAAAGGCATTTGCAGAGGCCCTGAGGAACCACCCCAGGTTAACAAACGTGAG TCTCGCATTCAATGGCATCACGACAGAGGGAGGCAAAAGTATTGCTGAAGCCATGCAACACAACAACTCTGTGAGGATATTCTG GTTGACTAAAAATGAGCTGGACGATGAAGCAGCAATGAGTTTTGCAGAGATGCTGAAGGTCAACAAGAAACTGGTGCATTTATG gCTTATCCAGAATCGAATTACAGCCAAAGGGGTGAAGTGCCTCAGTGAAGCTCTCAAGGAGAACACGACTATTCAAGAAATCTG CTTGAACGGGAACCTGATAAGCCAAGAAGAAGCCAAAGTTTTTGAAAACGAAGAGCGAATCATTTGCTTTTGA
- the NOD1 gene encoding nucleotide-binding oligomerization domain-containing protein 1 isoform X2, with product MLYAQREEMLLEEIYSDSIMELVSFNNESLGQVGQLEALFDDAVGVINEDGETVYVYGDAGIGKSILLQKIQSLWARKELDIGAKFFFRFRCRMFSCFKEDEAICLKDLLFKYNCYPDQDPTEVFHHILQFPHTVLFTFDGFDEIYSNFDLSSVPEICSPNEPIHPLALLVSLLRGKLLKGCKKIITARTGTEIQKNIIRKKVFLRGFSKNNLKEYTAMFFRDERQRALVSNQLEANPNLCSLCSVPLFCWIIFKCYEHFHSMFDNHELPGSSVTLTDVFLLMIEVHLNRSVKTSLLKNNIRSQAEMFKSRKETLLALGKMAYKGMENSFFIFEQEKVSSANISEEDLQLGFLRTVKSYSGCDSQATYEFLHVTLQSFFTALFLVIEEKVGAKELLEFFNECSSFETAQPTCLRIPWLKKHLAGENPFQNKEHFNFTNMFLCGLLSGSKQKLFRHLVSPAVIKRKRKTLITYLAESMKSHLKGFTRSRLTSYNQVQVQPNFVWMLRCLYETQSEKVGRMAARRMHANYIKLAYCNACSADCSAISFVVHHFQKRLALDLDNNNINDYGIKQLQPCFSKLAVIRLSVNQVTDHGVRILYEELSKYQIVSFLGLYNNQITDVGAKYVAKLIEECSSLEYVKIGANKITSEGGKCLAQAIQKSKTMFEIGMWGNQVGDEGAKAFAEALRNHPRLTNVSLAFNGITTEGGKSIAEAMQHNNSVRIFWLTKNELDDEAAMSFAEMLKVNKKLVHLWLIQNRITAKGVKCLSEALKENTTIQEICLNGNLISQEEAKVFENEERIICF from the exons ATGTTGTATGCTCAGAGGGAGGAGATGCTGCTTGAAGAAATCTACTCTGACAGTATAATGGAGCTGGTCAGTTTTAACAATGAGAGTCTTGGCCAGGTGGGTCAATTAGAAGCCCTTTTTGATGATGCAGTCGGGGTAATTAATGAAGATGGAGAGACTGTTTATGTCTACGGTGATGCAGGAATTGGAAAATCCATCTTGCTGCAAAAGATACAAAGCCTTTGGGCCAGAAAAGAATTGGACATAGGGGCCAAGTTTTTCTTCCGTTTTCGGTGTAGGATGTTTAGCTGCTTCAAGGAAGATGAAGCTATATGTTTGAAAGACCTGCTCTTCAAATATAATTGCTACCCAGACCAGGACCCCACAGAAGTGTTCCATCACATATTGCAGTTCCCTCATACAGTTCTTTTCACTTTTGATGGCTTTGATGAGATCTATTCCAACTTTGATCTCAGCAGTGTACCTGAGATATGCTCACCCAATGAACCCATCCACCCCCTGGCACTGCTCGTAAGCCTTCTCAGAGGAAAGCTTCTTAAGGGATGCAAGAAAATTATTACTGCCAGGACAGGAACTGAGATCCAAAAAAATATCATTAGGAAGAAAGTGTTCCTCCGTGGTTTCTCCAAGAATAACCTGAAGGAATACACAGCTATGTTTTTCAGAGATGAGCGGCAACGAGCACTGGTATCAAACCAGTTGGAAGCTAACCCAAATCTCTGCAGTTTGTGTTCAGTGCCTTTATTTTGCTGGATTATCTTTAAATGCTATGAGCACTTCCATTCCATGTTTGACAACCACGAGCTTCCAGGCAGTTCCGTTACATTGACAGATGTATTTTTGCTCATGATTGAAGTCCACTTGAACCGATCTGTGAAAACAAGTTTGCTGAAGAACAATATCAGGAGCCAAGCAGAGATGTTCAAATCAAGAAAGGAAACTCTTCTAGCTTTGGGTAAAATGGCATACAAAGGGATGGAGAACTCTTTCTTTATCTTTGAGCAGGAGAAGGTCTCATCAGCAAACATCTCTGAGGAAGATTTGCAACTGGGCTTTCTCAGGACAGTTAAAAGTTACAGTGGCTGTGACAGTCAGGCCACTTATGAGTTCTTGCATGTAACCCTTCAGTCCTTTTTCACAGCATTGTTTCTGGTTATTGAAGAGAAGGTGGGTGCCAAGGAGTTACTTGAATTTTTCAATGAATGTTCTTCCTTTGAGACTGCCCAGCCTACTTGCCTTCGTATCCCCTGGCTGAAGAAACATCTAGCAGGGGAGAATCCTTTCCAAAATAAAGAACACTTTAATTTTACCAACATGTTTCTTTGTGGCCTACTTTCTGGATCCAAGCAGAAGCTGTTCAGACATTTAGTTTCGCCTGCAGTCAttaagaggaagagaaaaacactCATCACGTACCTTGCGGAGAGCATGAAATCCCACCTGAAAGGCTTCACTCGGTCCAGGCTTACGAGCTACAATCAGGTGCAGGTGCAGCCCAACTTTGTGTGGATGCTGAGGTGCCTGTACGAGACGCAGAGTGAGAAGGTGGGGAGGATGGCTGCCCGCCGCATGCATGCCAACTACATCAAGCTGGCCTACTGCAACGCCTGCTCTGCCGACTGCAGTGCCATTTCCTTTGTTGTGCACCACTTCCAAAAGCGCCTGGCTCTGGATTTGGACAACAACAACATCAATGACTATGGAATAAAACAGCTGCAACCTTGTTTCAGCAAGCTTGCAGTGATCAG GCTCAGTGTAAATCAGGTCACAGATCACGGTGTAAGGATCTTGTATGAAGAACTCTCCAAGTACCAAATTGTGTCTTTCTTGGG CTTATACAACAATCAAATCACTGATGTTGGAGCCAAATATGTTGCAAAACTAATTGAAGAGTGTTCAAGCCTGGAATATGTTAA AATAGGAGCAAACAAAATAACGAGTGAAGGAGGGAAGTGCCTTGCCCAGGCCATCCAGAAGAGCAAGACAATGTTTGAAATCGG GATGTGGGGTAATCAAGTTGGAGATGAAGGAGCAAAGGCATTTGCAGAGGCCCTGAGGAACCACCCCAGGTTAACAAACGTGAG TCTCGCATTCAATGGCATCACGACAGAGGGAGGCAAAAGTATTGCTGAAGCCATGCAACACAACAACTCTGTGAGGATATTCTG GTTGACTAAAAATGAGCTGGACGATGAAGCAGCAATGAGTTTTGCAGAGATGCTGAAGGTCAACAAGAAACTGGTGCATTTATG gCTTATCCAGAATCGAATTACAGCCAAAGGGGTGAAGTGCCTCAGTGAAGCTCTCAAGGAGAACACGACTATTCAAGAAATCTG CTTGAACGGGAACCTGATAAGCCAAGAAGAAGCCAAAGTTTTTGAAAACGAAGAGCGAATCATTTGCTTTTGA